Below is a window of Dietzia timorensis DNA.
TGGATTGCGGAGAGGGGGAGATGCTCGGCATCGCCGGAAGCGGGACGTCCGTCGTCGGGAATGATCGATGCGAGGGTGTCCTTGATGTGGACATACCCCTCGAACTCGGTTCCGTGGCGCTGTACCGGGTACCGCGAGAACCCGGTTTCGCCGGCCGCAGCGCGGATCGCCTCGAGCGGTACACCGGCATCGGTGGCGCGGACCGTGCGCACCGAGGTGAGCGGAATCATCACTTCGTTGACCGTACGCGTCTCGTTGTCCAGGGCGCGGGTCAATCGCGAATGTTCCTCGTTGTCCAACAGTCCGGACGAATGCGAGTCGGCGAGCATCGAAGACAGTTCTGCCGGTGTGACGACCGAATCGAGCTCGTTCTTGGGCTCGACTCCGAACGCGCGGAGGATGAGGTTCGCCGACCAATTGCAGAAGTGGATGATCGGACTCACCAACCGGCTGATCGCCAGATGGAGTGGGACGATGTACATCGCCGTGAGCTCCGGGCCGGCGATGGCGATGTTCTTCGGCACCATCTCGCCGAGCAGCACGTGCAAGAGCACGACCAGCGACATCGCGATGACGAACGAGATCGGATGGACGAGCGTTTCGGGCACATTCAGGGCTTCGAATACCGGCTCGAACAGGTGCGCAATGGCAGGCTCGCCGACCTTACCGAGCAGGATCGAACACACGGTGATGCCGAGTTGACTGGCTGCCATCATCAGCGACAGGCGTTCGGTCGCGCGCATCACGGTGCGGGCGCGCTCGCGTCCCTGGGCGATGTGCGCCTCGAGCCTGTCCTTGCGCGAGGAGATCAGAGCGAACTCGGAAGCGACGAAGAACGCGTTCGCGGCGAGTAGGAAGATCGTGAGCAGGACGCCCCAGAGTCCGTTCATCGCTGGCCCTCCTCGTTCTCATTGGCGGCAGCCGGGGTGGACGCAGCGACGTTCGGTCCGATTGTGAGCTGGTCGATTCGGCGTCCGTCCATTTTGGTAACCCTCGCCTGCCACACCTGGAAATGTCCTGCGTCGAGTTCATCGGAGATCGTGCTCTGGTCCGAGGGGAGATCGACCACGTCGCCCGCCTCGGGCATCCTGCCCAGAGCGAAGATCACCAAGCCCGCAAGTGTTTCGTACGGACCGTTGGGGGCGTGGTACCCGGTCTCGCGGGAGACCTCGTCGAGCCGTGCGAGGCCGGTCGATTCCCACCATGCACCGCGCCTGTAGATGGGCCTGCCTTCGGAGGCATCGTCGTATTCGTCGACGACCTCGCCGACGATTTCCTCGACGACATCCTCGAGCGTCACCAGACCGGCGACCCCGCCGTATTCGTCGATGACCAGGAGCATTTGCGCGCCCTCCGAACGGATGCGGGTGAGCACCGAATCCCCGTCGAGCGAGTCGGGGACTCGGTGCACCGGGCGCACGATGGACGACAGCGGAATCGATTCGTGCTCGTCGACCGGATGTGCCAGCGCCTGTTTGACATGCACCATGCCGATCGTCTCGTCGAGGCCCTGAGCGGTGACGGGGAAGCGGCTGAAGCCCGAATCGACCGCGGTACGAACGAGGTCGGAGATCGAGTCGTCGCTGCCCAGGGTGACGACCGTCGAGCGGGGCGTCATGATGTCCTCGGCGCTGAGCTCGCCGAAGGACAGCGAGCGTTCGAGAATGACCGCCGTGTCGTTGTCCAGCGCGCCCTCGCGTGCCGAGTTGCGCACGAGCGCTTCGAGCTCACTCGACGAGCGCGCGGCGTGCTCGTCGCCGGGCTTGACGCCGAGCTTGCGCACGATGGCGTTCGCCGAATTGTCCATGGCCCGGATGAGGAAACCGAACACCTTCGAAAATCCCAGGAGCGGCAGCGCGACGAATCGTGAGGTCGCAGTCGGGTTGGTGATCGCCATGTTCTTCGGCACGAGCTCGCCGATCACCATCGACAGGTACGAGGCTATGACCAGGGCGAGGCCGAGCGAGATGACGATGGCGGTCGATTCCGGGAGCCCGACCGCCTCCATCAGCGGTTCCAACAACTTCGCGATCAACGGCTCGGCGAGATAACCCGTGATGAGCGTCGTGATCGTGATGCCCACTTGGCACGCGGACAGTTGTAGGGAGAGTTTGCGGTGCGCGGACTGCACCGCGCGATCTCGAGCGTCGCCGCTTTCGGCGCGGGTGTCGATGCCCGATTTCTCCAGCGCCGCCAGCGAGAATTCGGCGGCCACGAAGAACGCTGTACCCAGCGTCAACGCGAAGAAGGCCAGGACGGAAAGCAATTGCCAGGCGATAGTCACGGGCATACTCCTCGCCGGAGCATGCCCCATCGTCTGGAACCGCAAGTATCACTGGGTGCGCTGGGCACTCAAACCGCCTTTCGCCTCGTGGAGTATGGATGCAAAAATACTACGGCGTCCCGACAAAGTTGTCAGCGCCCACGCCGGGATGCACCGCCGCGCCGCTCGCCCTTGCCCGTCGCGCGCTGTTGCCCGCGAGTATGCCCTCGGCCAGCGCCCGTGGACCGCGTCTGCTTCCGGGCTTGACGCCCTGCACCCACGTTCCGCGATTGCGCTGCAGGTGGCGAGTCCTTCCCCTTTGGGGCGAGGGGACGCCGTATGACGTCGGACGGGCGTAATTTCGCGACGACGTCGCGTGCGCTGCCAGACCGGTGGACCTGCAGTCCCGCCGTGTCGGCGAATTCCCTGAGGCGTTCTTCCTCCTCCGGATCGATGACCGCGACGACGAGCCCCGGCGGCCGGTGGCCGCGCCCGGTTCGACCCGAGCGGTGCGTGAGGTCCTCCGCCGAATGGGGAAGCCCCACGTGCACGACCATCGCGAGGTTGGCGACGTCGATCCCGCGGGCGGTGACATCGGTGCTGACCAGCACCGAGACCTTCCCGGAGCGGAGGGAGTCCATCGCGGACGTCCGTACCGAGGTCGCAGAACGCCCGGTGAATCCGCCTACCGCCACCCCGCGGTCCTCGAGGGCGGCGACGAGATCGGCGACATCGGCCCGCCGGGGCACGAAGACCATCGCCGAGCGCGCGCTCGAGCACAGCTCGATGAGGGCGCTCCGAACCGCCTTCTCCGAGCGGGCGGGGAGGAGCTCGAGCGATGCCGGAGGCCCCGGCGCGGCCGAGCCGTGGGCCGGCGACGTAGTGGAGGGATCTACGGCGACGCGGATGTCGTGGAACGTCGCGCCGAACGCGGCCTGCAGCGCGCCAGAATCCTCGGGGGAAGCGGTTGCGGTCATGGCGAGCACCCTCGTCGCCCTGCCGCGCGGGGTCGTGACCGCCTCGAGGATCGAGAGTGTCTGCGTATGGAAACTCGGTCCGAGGAGCATGTCGGCCTCGTCGAGAACGAGCTGTCCGACGTCATCCAGCGAGATCGTGCTTCGGCGAATGAGGTCGAGCATCCGCCCAGGGGTGGCGACGAGGCAGTCGACGGGGCGGGCGAGCGCGTAGGTGTCCTTGCGCGCCGCCGGGCTTCCGGTGAGAGAAACCGTTCGTGCACCAACCCCCTGGAGAACCTCGGCGAGGACACCGGAGACCTGATCGGCAAGTTCTCTGGTGGGGCAGAGTACGAGGACGCGCGGGCGCCGGGGAGCGCTTGCCCCCACCGCCAGCTCGATACACGCGGCGACGGCGGCGACGAGGGTTTTCCCGGACCCCGTGGGCGCGACGAGCGCGAGGTGGTCGTGGGCGACGACCGCAGGGATGCCGAGACGCTGTGCCTCGGTGGCCCGGCCGTCCGCGATGGCGCGCACCGCGTGGCGTACGGGCACCGCCGCACCGCAGTCGGCGAGGACTTGGTCCAGAGTGGGAACGTCGATGAGCTGCTACGCCTCGACTTCGCTGCGGTCTCCGGACCAGAGCGTGTGGAATGCACCCTCGGCGTCGGTACGGCGGTAGGTGTGGGCGCCGAAATAGTCGCGCAGTCCCTGGGTGAGCGCGGCCGGGAGCCGGCTGGTGCGCAGCGCGTCGTAATAGGCGAGCGAGGAAGCGAAGCCCGGGGCCGGGATTCCGGCGTGAACCGCAGTCGCCACGACGCGGCGCCACGAATCGATGCAGTCGGTGAGGGCCGAGAGGAAGTATGGCGCCTCGACGAGGCTGCGCAGTTCCGGATTCTCCTCGTAGGCATCGACGATACGGTTGAGAAACTTGGCGCGGATGATGCAGCCGCCGCGCCAGATGGTGGCGAGATCGCCGCGGTGGATATCCCAGCCGTACTCGTCCTTGGCCGCGTTGATCTGGTCGAAGCCCTGCGCGTAGGCGATGATTTTCGACGCGTACAGCGCCTTGCGCACATCCTCGACGAAATCGTCTCCGGTATCGAGCGGGACGTTGGTGGCGCCCGAGGGAAGCGATTTGCCGGCCTCGCGCTGTGGGAGCGAGCTGGACAGCGCCCTGGCGAACACCGCCTCGGCGATACCCGTGACCGGGACGCCGAGGTCGAGGGCGGACTTGACCGTCCACCGGCCGGTGCCCTTCTGCCCGGCCTGGTCGACGATGACGTCGACGAGTGGGGAACCTGTGCGCTCGTCGACCTGGGCGAGAACTTGAGAAGTGATCTCGATCAGGTAGGAATCGAGGTCGCCTTCGTTCCACTCGCGGAAGACCTCGGCGAGCGCGGCGGGTTCGAGTCCGCCGACCTCACGGAGGAGGTGGTAGGCCTCGCCGATGAGTTGCATATCGGAGTATTCGATGCCGTTGTGCACCATCTTGACGAAATGGCCGGAACCGTCCTCGCCGATATGGGTGCAGCACGGCTGGCCGTCGACATGTGCCGAGATCTTCTCGAGGATCGGGCCCACGACCTCGTAGCTCGATGCCGGACCACCGGGCATGATCGAGGGGCCTTCGAGCGCGCCCTCCTCGCCGCCGGAGATGCCGGCGCCGATGAACCGGATGCCGCGCTCGGCCATTTCCTTCTCGCGGCGAATCGTGTCGGTGTACAGGGCATTGCCGCCGTCGATGATGATGTCGCCCTCGTCGAACGCGGAAGCCAGTTCGTCGATGACGGAGTCCGTGGCCGAGCCGGCCTGGACCATGATGAGCGCGCAACGCGGCGTCGCGAGAGCGTCGGCGAATTCCGCGATCGACTCGGTACGGATGAAAGACCCCTCGTCGCCGTGCGTATCGAGAAGTGCATCCGTCTTCGCGACGGAACGGTTGTGTAGAGCGACGGTGAAACCGTTCCTGGCGAAGTTGCGGGCGATGTTCGAACCCATCACGGCCAATCCCGTGACTCCGATGTTGGCTTTGCCGTCTGCGGGGGCCTGTGCGGTCGAAGGCGATGCGTCAGTCATGGCCTCAAATATAGTCAGTGACCGGTCAAGTGGGGAGAACTGCCGGATTCGCTCGAGCATCGGCGCCAGGAAAATGCTGATATGGCGACAAATTTATTTAGATAAACAAATGGTAAATAATTTATGTAAATCCCTTTTTGTCCTGGTATGGGGAATATTGGTCTGGTTTAATGCTTAACGGTCGACCAGGTAAATGCAAATGTTTCAGTAATAAATACTTTGAGCATCAGTGTTGGAAGGCGAATCGAGCGAACCGACTACCTCCAGCCGCGAACAAAAGAATGTGAGTCCCAAGGGAACCACATCGTGTGCCGAAGGCGTCGTGAAGTGCGGAGGTGTTAGTTAGATGGCCAGACCAATACGAATACACGAGCGCGGTTCCGATAATCCCGTGTTTGCAGAGACGTCGCTCGACATGGCGAAGTTGAGCAACGACGATCCCCGGATGTATTCCATCGCCGATCTCGGCGTCCATAACAGGCGACGTTGGCGCGCATTGTCCGAACTCAATCAATATTCCCTGGTTGAGGACATGTTCTCAGCGCACTTTGAAGAGTACGGCGACGTCAAGTACGCGACCTATCTCGTCACGAGCCAATTCGTCCACTCCGTGCTCGGCCGGGCGGTGGCCAGCTTCGTGCACAAGGGGCGGATCTGGGACCCCTATATCACCAACTTCTACGTCCGGACGAACCAAGAGTGGGGTTTCGATTGGGTTGGCGTCGACGATTCGACGATGCGCGTTCTACCTGACGATCGCTATGCGGATGCCGATCTTCCGCGCTCCGAGATGATCGTTTTCCCGGGGGAGAGCCAGATGGCCTACTGGCTCGCAGGTCGCGCGGCGTCCAGCCTCGCCCCGGTGTTCGCGTCGCTGTCGAAACTCAGTCATTGCACGACGGCTCAGATGTGGTCGACGACGGCTCGCGAGTCCTCGTATACGGCGGTGATCGCCTCGCGTTTCGGCGGTACGTGCCGGGAGGCTGCCGAGCGCCGTGTGCAACTCGTTCTCGGCGCGCTGGAACATGCCGGCCATCCGGTCAGGCGTTCGCGTCCGCTTCCCAGCACGCTCATGGACGTCAACCCGAAGCGCTCTCGGCCGTGATCGGATAGTCGCGGCTCCGTCGGCATTCCGGTCGCGCAGTATGGTGGAGCGAAAGTGGAAACCAGGCGAATAGGGGCGGGCATGGACGATCGGGTGCGGCAGGAATTTCTCGAGATGACGAAGAACACCGAGAACCTCGGCTCGACGCTGGGCTTCGAATACGTGGAGGCCGGACCCGACTCTGTGGTGATCGACGTCCCGGTGACCGCCAAGCTCCACCAGCCCGTGGGAATCGTGCATGGCGGCGTCTACGCCGCCATCGCCGAGGAAGTCGCAAGTGTGGCCGGTCAAACGTGGCTGGGAGATCGCGGAAACGTCGTCGGGGTCAACAACAACACCGATTTCTTGCGTTCCGTTTCGGAAGGGACGTTGAGAGCCGTGGGCACACCGATCCACCGCGGGCGCTCTCAGCAGCTCTGGCGCGTCGAGATCAGCGATGCTTCGGGCCGCGTTCTCGCCACCAGCCAGGTAAGGCTGGCGAATCTCACGCCAAAGGCATAGCCGCGTCGACGCTACTTGCTGTCGTCTTCCACATGTTCCGGAGGAGTGAACGTCGTGACCGTTGCGGCGGCTTCCTCGATGTGCTCCAGCGCGCTTCGCGCATAGACCTGCTGGCTCGTCGAGGTGAGTTGCGACCGCTGATTGCCCATGACGTGCATCCCCCACGACACCAAAGCAGTGAACCGGCTCTTGAATCCGACCAGGTACGCAAGGTGCACAACAAGCCACATGATCCACGCGAGAAAGCCGTCGATCTCTATGCGCCCGATCTTCACGACCGCGTTGAAGCGAGAGACCGTTGCCATCGACCCCTTGTCGAAGTATCGGAATGGCTTACGGCGAGTGGGGTCGGAAGAACCTTCTACCTCCGCGATAATCTGGCGGGCCGCGTAGCGACCACCTTGAATGGCCACTTGGGCGACCCCGGGAAGATCATCGAGCGCCATCATGTCCCCGACGATGAAGATGTTCGATTCGCCGGGAAGTGATAGATCCTTCTCCACTCGAACTCTGCCCGAGCGGTCGACCTCGGCACCGGTCTGCCTCGCCACGATCGCACCCAGCGGACTCGCGGAAACCCCCGCCGACCAGATCTTGCACGCCGATTCGATACGGCGCTCTTTGCCCGCTTCATCCTTGACGGTGATCCCGCGTCCATCGACTCCGGAGACCATCGCGCCGAGCTGAACCTCGACACCAAGCTTTTCCAGCGCACGACGCGCCTCGTCGCCAAGCTTCGGACCGAAAGGAGGAAGCACGGCGGGAGCCGCGTCGAGAAGAATCACCCTGGCCGACGACGGGTCAATACTCCGATACAGATCCTTGAAGGTGTTCCGTGCGAGTTCGGCGACCTGACCTGCCATCTCCACGCCGGTAGGGCCGGCCCCGACGATGACGAACGTGAGTAGCCGCCGCCGCTCCACCTCGTCGGTGGTGAGCTCCGCCTGCTCGAACGCGCCGAGGATCCGGCCGCGAAGCTCGAGAGCGTCGTCGACAGTCTTCATGCCCGGCGCGTATTGCTCGAAGTGGTCGTTACCAAAATACGATTGGTTGGCCCCGGCCGCGAGTATCAGGCTGTCGAAGCTCGTCTCGATGTCGAGGCGCCCCGATACGTATTTCACCTTCTTTGCCGTGACGTCGATGTCGGAGACATCTCCGAGCACGATCTTCACGTTTTTCAGGTCGCGGAGAATGAAACGCGTCGGCGGTGCGATCTCGCCGACCGACAAGATGCCTGTGGCCACTTGGTAAAGCAGGGGCTGGAACAGGTGATGCCCGGTCTTCGCAATGAGCGTGACATCGACATTCTTGCCCTTGAACTCGCGGGCCGCGAAGAGTCCGCCGAACCCTGAGCCGATGATTACGACATGGTGCCGCGACGTGGAACTCGTTTCGCCGGCGGAAAGATCGCGAGTGGCGGGTGTGGACATTCATCACTCCTGGGCAGTCAGTGACGCGAATTCGGGTAGGTAGGCGGCCGTTAACAACTCTAGATCACACGGTTTCGGCTTGCGTTCCGGTGCACCACGAACTCATCACCGGCGGTTCGCGACTATCGCGTCGTGCCTTCCCGGAATCCTCCACCCCCGCAGGTAATCTCGCCTCACACGGCACAGCCTCAAGTGTTCGGCGGCAGGTGGTATTACCGACCTGGAGGAAGGCAATTTATGGCGCGCGTAGAGGCCTCAAGCGTAGATCACACCCGGTGGCCCGAGCTCGCCCCGCCGGAGCGCGATCACGGCGGCGTGCGCAGCAGCACCGTCCGAGAGATCCGGGACGCCTTTCGCGCGGCGATCCCCGAAATGGGCCTGCGTGTCGAATTCCCCGACGATTCGTCAATCGGCTCCTTGGACGCTCCCATCTCGATCGTGCTGCGTTCGCCGGAGGAATTCTTTACTCGACTCGCCTCCGGTGCCACGGCCGGCGTCTTCGAGTCGTACATGGCCGGCGAATGGGTGTCGGGAGACCTGCCGACGGTCCTGTCGGCCCTGGTGCCGTGGCTCGCACGCCACCCGGAGTTGGAGAGTGCCCGACGTCATAAGGCTGAAAGACAGGGCCGTCGGCGCGCGCAGCAGGGCGCGAAGAACTCCGATCTGGAGATGGGCATCCCCGGCGACCTCGTGGCCCTGTACACCGACGCGACCATGGCGACCAGCGCCGCCCTGTTCGCCTCCGGCGCACGCAACCAGAGCCACGACCGCCGTGGGCGGACGGTGGTGCGAGTAAGCGCGCCGACTAATTCACCGCACCGCCTCGACCTCGGCGACGCCCAGCGCCGGGCGCACGAGCTCTTGCTCAGCATCTCGGGAGTGGGGGAGGACAGCCGTGTCATCGTCGCGCCGCCGGGGTGGGGCGAACTGCCGCTGCGCGCCGCCGAGCGGGGCGCACAGGTGCGGACCGTGACCGAGTCGATCGACCGGCTCCACGTCGTCGGCGCCCGCGTGCAGGCGGCTGGGCAGTCCCACGCCGTCTCGCTCAGCCTAGGCGAATTCGAATCGCTCGGCGGCATGGCGGACGCGATCGTCATCGCCGAACCGCACGCAGCCACCCGCGAAGGAATAGCGGTCGTCGCCGAGCGCTCCTCCGCGCTTCTGGATGACGGCGGACGCCTCGCCCTGCAGGTGGACGTCGGATCCGACTCCCATGAACACGAGATTTCCGAGCTCACATCCTGGAGGCGGCGCTACGTCGACGAACGAACCGCGATACCGCTGCGGTCGGACCTCAAAGAGGCCTTCTCCCACCATCCCGAGCTCCGGCTCCGCGGCCGAATGGAATTCGGCGAACACGCCGCCCACACCGCGCGGCTGTGGCGAGAGAACTTCACCATCCGTGGCCGCGACGCCGCCGCACAGGGATTCGATCCGGTATTCCGCCGCATGTGGCAGCTGCATCTGGCCGCCATGGAAGCGTCGTACCGCAGCGGATGGGTCGATGCCTGGCAGCTCCTGGCCAGTCGCGAACCACGGCGTACCCAGCGGTAGCGCCCGTCGGCAAGACGGCCTCCCGGATTGTGTCGGCGGCGCCTGCGGCTAGGCTGAAGCAGGCGGCGGAGGCCGCCCGGCACAGTCGTTTTTCGCTAGGGGAGAGTTCGATGGAATTGAACAACGCGCGCAAGGTCTCGTCGGCGGCGGTGTCCGCCTTCGGTCTCGTCGGTGGCTATCTCGTGGCGCGCGAGACCGGCATTCGCCCGCTCGGCGGGGTCGTTCTCGCTGCCGCCGGTATCTACGCGGGACGCACGTGGAAGGAAACCTCCGGCCCGGCCACCACCGCGGTCCTGGGAGGCACCTACATCGGTGCCTTCGGCGCCTCCCACCCGCTGGCGAAGAAGATTGGGGCTTGGCCCGCGATCGCGGCGGTCACCGCCGCCACCTCGGGCCTGTCCTACGCTCTGGTCGACTCGAAGAACTAAAAAGTAACCACACGCAGATGACGTCGAGCGTCCCGGATATCCGGGACGCCCGACGTCATCAGTTGGGTCTATTGGTGGCGGGCAGGAATCAGTCGCCCGAATGGCCCTTGAGCAGGCTCTCGAACGGGGTGAACCCCGTGTCGATGGACTTACCCGAGGTGCGCCGCGGCGCCGTGGTCTCGGCGGCGGTGAAACCCTCTACGGCACCTGACTCGCTCACCACGAGCGAGGAGAGCTCGGTGGCCGCGCGCTGTATCCGGCCCTCCAGGTACTTGCCCTCGGCACCGCCGAAGTCCTCCGTCGCGGCGAACACGCCGGTGGGCACGACGTTCGCGCGGAAGTAGGTCAGCAGCGGGCGCATCGCGTAGTCGAGGACGAGCGAGTGGCGAGGCGTGCCCGCCGTTGCCGCGATGGGTGTCGGCATGCCCGTGAGCGCGTCGGGATCGAGCAGGTCGAAAAACATCTTGAACAGTCCACTGTAGCTCGCCGCGAACACGGGCGAGACCGCCACGAGCGCGTCGGCCTCGCTCAGCGCATTCTTGACCTCGTCGAGCATCTGGTTGGGCATCGCGCCGGTCTGCATCGCCTGGGCGAGATCCCCGGCGAGATCGCGGAGCTCGACAAATGTAAAGTCGACGGCCTCGCCGCGTGCGGTGATCTGTCTGCGCACGCTGTCGGAGATCTGATCGGCGAGTAGCCGCGTCGAGGACGGTGTGGACAGACCCGCGGAGATGACGACGATCTTGCGCATTAGGAACGAGCCTCCTGTGCTTCCATCCGAGCCTTCGCGGGCTCGACGAGGTGGTAAGGCGAATTCGGTCCCTCGGCGACGAGGCTTGCGTGCGTGGGCGGGTCCGAGGGGACGTCCGCCGGGCGGCGCGCCTCGAACTCCTTGCGCAGCACGGGCACGACCTCTTTGCCGAGGACTTCGATCTGCTCGAGCACGACGTCGCGGGGGAGACCGGCGTGATCGACGAGGAAGAGCTGGCGCTGGTAGTCGCCGACCCAATCGGCGAATGTCAGGGTGCGCTCGATGACCTGTTCCGGCGTGCCCACCGTCAGCGGGGTCATCTTCGTGAATTCCTCGAGACTTGGGCCGTGTCCGTACACCGGCGCGTTGTCGAAGTAGGGGCGGAACTGCTTCTTCGCCTCTGACTCGGAGCCGCCCATGAAGACCTGGCCGCCGAGGCCGACGGTGGCCTGGTTGGCCGCGCCGTGCCCGTAGTGCTCGAAGCGGCGGCGGTAGAGGTTGACCAT
It encodes the following:
- a CDS encoding class I SAM-dependent methyltransferase yields the protein MARVEASSVDHTRWPELAPPERDHGGVRSSTVREIRDAFRAAIPEMGLRVEFPDDSSIGSLDAPISIVLRSPEEFFTRLASGATAGVFESYMAGEWVSGDLPTVLSALVPWLARHPELESARRHKAERQGRRRAQQGAKNSDLEMGIPGDLVALYTDATMATSAALFASGARNQSHDRRGRTVVRVSAPTNSPHRLDLGDAQRRAHELLLSISGVGEDSRVIVAPPGWGELPLRAAERGAQVRTVTESIDRLHVVGARVQAAGQSHAVSLSLGEFESLGGMADAIVIAEPHAATREGIAVVAERSSALLDDGGRLALQVDVGSDSHEHEISELTSWRRRYVDERTAIPLRSDLKEAFSHHPELRLRGRMEFGEHAAHTARLWRENFTIRGRDAAAQGFDPVFRRMWQLHLAAMEASYRSGWVDAWQLLASREPRRTQR
- a CDS encoding hemolysin family protein, translating into MTIAWQLLSVLAFFALTLGTAFFVAAEFSLAALEKSGIDTRAESGDARDRAVQSAHRKLSLQLSACQVGITITTLITGYLAEPLIAKLLEPLMEAVGLPESTAIVISLGLALVIASYLSMVIGELVPKNMAITNPTATSRFVALPLLGFSKVFGFLIRAMDNSANAIVRKLGVKPGDEHAARSSSELEALVRNSAREGALDNDTAVILERSLSFGELSAEDIMTPRSTVVTLGSDDSISDLVRTAVDSGFSRFPVTAQGLDETIGMVHVKQALAHPVDEHESIPLSSIVRPVHRVPDSLDGDSVLTRIRSEGAQMLLVIDEYGGVAGLVTLEDVVEEIVGEVVDEYDDASEGRPIYRRGAWWESTGLARLDEVSRETGYHAPNGPYETLAGLVIFALGRMPEAGDVVDLPSDQSTISDELDAGHFQVWQARVTKMDGRRIDQLTIGPNVAASTPAAANENEEGQR
- the gndA gene encoding NADP-dependent phosphogluconate dehydrogenase yields the protein MTDASPSTAQAPADGKANIGVTGLAVMGSNIARNFARNGFTVALHNRSVAKTDALLDTHGDEGSFIRTESIAEFADALATPRCALIMVQAGSATDSVIDELASAFDEGDIIIDGGNALYTDTIRREKEMAERGIRFIGAGISGGEEGALEGPSIMPGGPASSYEVVGPILEKISAHVDGQPCCTHIGEDGSGHFVKMVHNGIEYSDMQLIGEAYHLLREVGGLEPAALAEVFREWNEGDLDSYLIEITSQVLAQVDERTGSPLVDVIVDQAGQKGTGRWTVKSALDLGVPVTGIAEAVFARALSSSLPQREAGKSLPSGATNVPLDTGDDFVEDVRKALYASKIIAYAQGFDQINAAKDEYGWDIHRGDLATIWRGGCIIRAKFLNRIVDAYEENPELRSLVEAPYFLSALTDCIDSWRRVVATAVHAGIPAPGFASSLAYYDALRTSRLPAALTQGLRDYFGAHTYRRTDAEGAFHTLWSGDRSEVEA
- a CDS encoding DEAD/DEAH box helicase; this translates as MPVRHAVRAIADGRATEAQRLGIPAVVAHDHLALVAPTGSGKTLVAAVAACIELAVGASAPRRPRVLVLCPTRELADQVSGVLAEVLQGVGARTVSLTGSPAARKDTYALARPVDCLVATPGRMLDLIRRSTISLDDVGQLVLDEADMLLGPSFHTQTLSILEAVTTPRGRATRVLAMTATASPEDSGALQAAFGATFHDIRVAVDPSTTSPAHGSAAPGPPASLELLPARSEKAVRSALIELCSSARSAMVFVPRRADVADLVAALEDRGVAVGGFTGRSATSVRTSAMDSLRSGKVSVLVSTDVTARGIDVANLAMVVHVGLPHSAEDLTHRSGRTGRGHRPPGLVVAVIDPEEEERLREFADTAGLQVHRSGSARDVVAKLRPSDVIRRPLAPKGKDSPPAAQSRNVGAGRQARKQTRSTGAGRGHTRGQQRATGKGERRGGASRRGR
- a CDS encoding hemolysin family protein — encoded protein: MNGLWGVLLTIFLLAANAFFVASEFALISSRKDRLEAHIAQGRERARTVMRATERLSLMMAASQLGITVCSILLGKVGEPAIAHLFEPVFEALNVPETLVHPISFVIAMSLVVLLHVLLGEMVPKNIAIAGPELTAMYIVPLHLAISRLVSPIIHFCNWSANLILRAFGVEPKNELDSVVTPAELSSMLADSHSSGLLDNEEHSRLTRALDNETRTVNEVMIPLTSVRTVRATDAGVPLEAIRAAAGETGFSRYPVQRHGTEFEGYVHIKDTLASIIPDDGRPASGDAEHLPLSAIHAMPSIGEQELFENALGKMRRTSSHIGNVVDSRGYTVGIVALEDLIEEFVGTVRDGTHYRRDGRTR
- a CDS encoding PaaI family thioesterase — translated: MDDRVRQEFLEMTKNTENLGSTLGFEYVEAGPDSVVIDVPVTAKLHQPVGIVHGGVYAAIAEEVASVAGQTWLGDRGNVVGVNNNTDFLRSVSEGTLRAVGTPIHRGRSQQLWRVEISDASGRVLATSQVRLANLTPKA
- a CDS encoding FMN reductase, giving the protein MRKIVVISAGLSTPSSTRLLADQISDSVRRQITARGEAVDFTFVELRDLAGDLAQAMQTGAMPNQMLDEVKNALSEADALVAVSPVFAASYSGLFKMFFDLLDPDALTGMPTPIAATAGTPRHSLVLDYAMRPLLTYFRANVVPTGVFAATEDFGGAEGKYLEGRIQRAATELSSLVVSESGAVEGFTAAETTAPRRTSGKSIDTGFTPFESLLKGHSGD
- a CDS encoding NAD(P)/FAD-dependent oxidoreductase → MSTPATRDLSAGETSSTSRHHVVIIGSGFGGLFAAREFKGKNVDVTLIAKTGHHLFQPLLYQVATGILSVGEIAPPTRFILRDLKNVKIVLGDVSDIDVTAKKVKYVSGRLDIETSFDSLILAAGANQSYFGNDHFEQYAPGMKTVDDALELRGRILGAFEQAELTTDEVERRRLLTFVIVGAGPTGVEMAGQVAELARNTFKDLYRSIDPSSARVILLDAAPAVLPPFGPKLGDEARRALEKLGVEVQLGAMVSGVDGRGITVKDEAGKERRIESACKIWSAGVSASPLGAIVARQTGAEVDRSGRVRVEKDLSLPGESNIFIVGDMMALDDLPGVAQVAIQGGRYAARQIIAEVEGSSDPTRRKPFRYFDKGSMATVSRFNAVVKIGRIEIDGFLAWIMWLVVHLAYLVGFKSRFTALVSWGMHVMGNQRSQLTSTSQQVYARSALEHIEEAAATVTTFTPPEHVEDDSK